One Bdellovibrio bacteriovorus DNA window includes the following coding sequences:
- the ruvB gene encoding Holliday junction branch migration DNA helicase RuvB has translation MSRILEGDTFDGGEKAWENELRPQKFEDFPGQDDVKEKLKVFVAAAKFRNEPLDHVLLSGPPGLGKTTLSKILANDMGAEIRVTSAPAIDKKGDLAAILTSLKPNSVLFIDEIHRLSRHVEEYLYTAMEDYYIDIVTGEGLGARSMKFQLAPFTLVGATTRAGLLNAPFRDRFGIVERLQFYDKKSLQTILMRSAEILKVGIDEQGAEEVARRSRGTPRVANRLLKRVRDYAQVKGDGNVSKEIAVYALNQLGVDQFGLDLMDRRILSLIQEKYNGGPVGIDTIAAALSEERDTLEEVYEPFLIQEGFIQKTQRGRVVTEYAKNSVLAES, from the coding sequence ATGAGTCGCATCTTAGAAGGTGACACCTTTGATGGTGGCGAAAAGGCCTGGGAAAATGAATTGCGCCCGCAGAAGTTCGAGGACTTTCCGGGTCAAGACGACGTCAAAGAAAAATTAAAAGTCTTTGTGGCCGCAGCTAAATTTCGCAATGAGCCGCTGGATCATGTTCTTTTAAGTGGACCGCCGGGATTAGGTAAAACAACACTTTCAAAAATTTTGGCCAACGACATGGGGGCAGAGATCCGGGTGACTTCTGCGCCCGCCATTGATAAAAAAGGCGATTTGGCGGCGATCTTAACTTCGCTCAAGCCGAACTCCGTTTTGTTCATCGATGAAATTCATCGCCTCAGCCGCCACGTGGAAGAATATCTTTACACCGCGATGGAAGATTACTACATCGATATCGTGACGGGGGAAGGTTTAGGCGCGCGTTCGATGAAGTTTCAATTAGCTCCGTTTACGTTGGTGGGAGCTACCACGCGAGCGGGGCTTTTAAATGCGCCCTTCCGCGATCGTTTTGGAATCGTCGAGCGTTTGCAATTTTACGACAAAAAATCACTGCAGACTATTTTGATGAGATCTGCGGAAATTTTAAAAGTTGGCATTGATGAACAAGGGGCTGAGGAAGTCGCTCGTCGTTCGCGGGGAACTCCGCGTGTGGCCAACAGACTTTTAAAGCGCGTGCGCGATTATGCCCAAGTGAAGGGCGATGGAAATGTGTCAAAAGAAATCGCCGTGTATGCTTTGAACCAATTAGGTGTAGACCAATTCGGATTAGACCTTATGGACCGTCGTATTTTGAGCCTGATCCAAGAAAAGTATAACGGAGGGCCGGTAGGTATTGATACTATAGCTGCGGCCCTGAGTGAAGAGCGGGACACGCTGGAAGAAGTTTACGAGCCTTTCTTAATTCAAGAAGGATTCATTCAGAAAACACAAAGGGGTCGCGTAGTAACGGAGTATGCGAAGAATTCAGTCTTAGCGGAGAGTTAA
- a CDS encoding asparaginase, whose protein sequence is MISRTPLVVEVTRGPVVESLHQVMAVVVNENGSVAQYWGNPNFLTLPRSAIKMLQVLPLIESGAADKFNLEAKHIALACGSHRGEKDHISALSQWMEKAGIRESQLVCGPHWPYDEKSAHEMIRRGQAATPLCNNCAGKHLGLISTCLHFGENPEGYDKYEHPAQKRLRKALTEAIKVDHSKVAHGVDGCGIPTYGVSLQALAVGMSSLISPKESAARKAASIRILDAVKSHPYYVAGSDNFVTAVIEKSQGRAIIKSGAEGVMCGVLPEKRMAFAIKASDGAGRAAQVATATILLQLGALTEAEFRALSPYTLPEVKNWKGEVVGQMRIAKNA, encoded by the coding sequence ATGATCTCAAGGACGCCCCTAGTTGTCGAAGTCACCCGAGGACCTGTTGTCGAAAGCTTGCATCAAGTGATGGCGGTGGTGGTGAATGAAAACGGTTCGGTGGCGCAATACTGGGGAAATCCTAATTTTCTGACACTTCCACGCAGTGCTATTAAAATGTTACAAGTCTTGCCGCTGATCGAATCCGGGGCGGCTGATAAATTTAATCTTGAAGCTAAGCACATTGCTTTGGCTTGTGGTTCTCATCGCGGAGAAAAAGATCATATTTCCGCGCTTTCCCAGTGGATGGAAAAGGCGGGTATTCGTGAATCGCAATTGGTGTGTGGTCCCCATTGGCCTTACGATGAAAAAAGTGCGCATGAGATGATTCGTCGAGGGCAAGCGGCCACACCGTTATGTAATAACTGTGCCGGCAAACATTTAGGTCTTATTTCCACCTGTCTTCACTTCGGTGAAAACCCTGAAGGTTACGACAAGTACGAACATCCCGCGCAAAAACGACTGCGTAAAGCTCTCACGGAAGCGATTAAAGTGGATCACTCGAAAGTGGCCCATGGCGTGGATGGTTGTGGGATTCCGACTTACGGAGTTTCTTTGCAGGCGTTGGCGGTGGGGATGTCGTCTTTGATTTCACCGAAAGAGTCGGCGGCTCGCAAAGCGGCATCGATTCGTATTTTAGATGCGGTAAAAAGCCATCCTTATTACGTCGCGGGAAGTGACAATTTTGTCACAGCTGTGATTGAAAAGTCACAAGGCCGGGCGATTATTAAGTCTGGAGCCGAAGGCGTGATGTGCGGTGTTCTGCCGGAAAAACGTATGGCCTTTGCCATAAAAGCCTCGGACGGTGCGGGGAGGGCGGCCCAAGTGGCGACAGCAACTATTTTATTGCAGCTGGGAGCCTTAACTGAAGCTGAGTTCCGCGCACTTTCCCCTTACACGTTGCCAGAAGTGAAAAACTGGAAGGGCGAAGTCGTCGGGCAGATGCGGATTGCGAAGAACGCCTAA
- the lpxC gene encoding UDP-3-O-acyl-N-acetylglucosamine deacetylase, protein MFLQKTIRKRTVVHGIGIHSGEPCSLTFRPAPPDTGVYFIRADLPGNPSLKVSGRNVQATTNQTTIGGEVFSVATIEHCVSALSALRIDNIFIELDGPEIPICDGSAKMFLNALLDVGLVEQDQPRKYCYITEPIYFSEGEKHAYVVPYHGLRLTVTIDFPNPTIGKQTIDLDINEHSFGRDIANARTFGFLKDVEMLQSRGLAKGGSLDNCVVLDNEKVVNPEGLRWADEFVRHKALDALGDLVTLEMPLMGHVVLYKAGHDIMNKLVRKIWDSPQSYRHVELGADISDEVQRFSGWTLPG, encoded by the coding sequence ATGTTCTTACAAAAAACTATTCGTAAAAGAACCGTGGTTCATGGAATCGGCATTCACTCTGGTGAGCCTTGTTCATTAACTTTTCGTCCCGCACCTCCAGATACAGGTGTTTATTTTATTCGCGCCGATCTTCCGGGAAACCCTTCTTTAAAAGTTTCAGGTCGCAATGTTCAAGCCACCACCAATCAAACCACGATCGGCGGCGAGGTGTTTTCTGTGGCCACGATTGAACACTGTGTATCCGCTTTGTCAGCTTTGCGTATTGATAATATCTTTATCGAACTTGATGGGCCGGAAATACCGATCTGTGATGGCAGTGCTAAAATGTTTTTAAATGCGTTACTAGATGTAGGCTTGGTTGAACAAGATCAACCGCGCAAGTATTGTTATATCACCGAGCCGATTTATTTTAGCGAAGGTGAAAAACACGCTTACGTGGTTCCATATCATGGGTTGCGTTTAACAGTGACAATTGATTTTCCGAATCCGACGATCGGAAAACAAACCATTGATTTAGATATCAACGAACATTCTTTTGGTCGCGATATCGCGAATGCCCGCACTTTTGGATTTTTAAAAGATGTTGAAATGTTGCAATCCCGGGGGCTTGCTAAGGGCGGCAGTCTTGATAACTGTGTCGTGCTCGATAACGAAAAAGTCGTCAATCCTGAAGGCTTGCGATGGGCGGATGAATTTGTGCGCCATAAGGCCCTTGATGCCTTGGGTGATTTGGTGACATTAGAAATGCCATTGATGGGGCACGTGGTTTTATACAAGGCCGGTCATGACATTATGAACAAGCTTGTGCGTAAGATCTGGGATTCCCCGCAAAGCTATCGCCATGTCGAGCTGGGCGCCGATATCTCAGACGAAGTTCAAAGATTCTCTGGCTGGACTCTGCCGGGATAA